Proteins encoded by one window of Apus apus isolate bApuApu2 chromosome 17, bApuApu2.pri.cur, whole genome shotgun sequence:
- the LOC127391613 gene encoding urotensin-2 receptor-like yields MSLIDELESHFSATPYMVTDTSEGSLFRIRTNTSANATGDGTSATGSTEDMIAICTIGTILSLMCVIGVTGNVYTLLVMCHYLRSSASMYIYIINLALADLLYLLTIPFIVGTYFIQKWYFGDIGCRILFSLDFLTMHASIFTLTVMSTERYFAVLKPLDTVKRSKSYRKAIAVVIWLVSLLLTLPMLIMIQLVQRDNKSICLPTWSKLSYKVYLTILFGTSIVGPGVIIGYLYIRLAKIYWVSQTASFKQTKRLPNQKVLYLIFTIVLVFWACFLPFWIWQLLFQYYESFPVSPKVMKNINYLTTCLTYSNSCINPFLYTLLTKNYREYLKNRQRSLNSSSGYFQRRNRFQRISGRSLSTSSQHCTETYVLAHAPLANSSA; encoded by the coding sequence ATGTCCTTAATTGACGAGCTGGAGAGCCACTTTTCTGCAACCCCCTACATGGTGACAGACACAAGTGAGGGAAGCCTGTTCAGAATTAGGACCAACACCTCCGCCAATGCCACTGGTGATGGCACGTCAGCCACTGGTTCCACAGAGGACATGATTGCCATCTGCACCATCGGGACAATCCTCTCCCTCATGTGCGTGATTGGGGTGACAGGCAACGTCTACACCTTGCTGGTGATGTGTCACTACTTGCGGTCATCGGCCTCCATGTATATTTACATCATCAACCTGGCCCTGGCAGACCTGCTCTACCTTCTTACCATCCCCTTCATCGTTGGCACCTACTTCATTCAGAAATGGTACTTTGGGGACATTGGCTGTCGCATCCTCTTCAGCCTGGATTTCCTCACGATGCACGCCAGCATCTTCACCCTCACAGTCATGAGCACAGAGCGGTACTTTGCTGTGCTGAAGCCCCTGGACACAGTGAAAAGGTCCAAGAGTTACCGAAAGGCCATTGCTGTTGTCATCTGGCTGGTGTCACTGCTCCTCACTCTCCCAATGCTCATCATGATCCAGCTGGTGCAAAGGGACAATAAAAGCATCTGCCTGCCCACGTGGAGCAAGCTGTCCTACAAAGTCTATCTCACCATCCTTTTTGGTACCAGCATCGTGGGTCCAGGGGTAATCATTGGCTACCTCTACATCCGCTTAGCTAAGATTTACTGGGTGTCACAAACAGCATCCTTCAAGCAGACCAAGAGGCTGCCAAATCAAAAGGTGCTCTATTTAATCTTCACGATAGTGCTGGTGTTCTGGGCTTGCTTCTTGCCTTTCTGGATATGGCAGCTCCTCTTCCAGTATTATGAATCCTTCCCTGTATCTCCCAAGGTGATGAAGAACATTAATTACCTGACAACCTGTCTGACCTACAGCAACAGCTGTATCAACCCCTTCCTCTACACCCTGCTCACCAAGAACTACAGGGAGTACCTGAAGAACAGGCAGCGTTCCCTTAACAGCAGCAGTGGGTACTTCCAAAGGAGGAATCGGTTTCAGAGGATTTCAGGGAGATCCCTGTCCACGAGCAGTCAGCACTGCACAGAGACATACGTTCTTGCTCACGCTCCTTTGGCAAACAGCAGTGCCTGA